AATCGTGCTCGCGTCCGGACGCGACCGGTAGATCGCTCGATCGGACGGATCGACGGCGACGGAACGCCGGTACGTGTTCGGCTCGCCGACGTCGTCGAAGACGGTCCAGCGACGCTCGCCGGTGTCCGCCTCGAGGGCGGTCAGGTCGCCGTTCGACTCGATCCCGACGACGAGATCGTCGACCGCGGCGACCGAGCCCCGGTTCAGCGTCGCGGCGCCGATCGCGGCGTCGCTCAGCCAGCGCCGGGTGCCGGTTTCGGGCTCGAGTCCGAGCAGCCGTCCGCTCTCGTAGCGAGCGCCGACGAGCAGCCCGCTGCGGGCGGTCAACGGGATCACGCGTCCGGTTTTTCGCCAGCGCTCGAGGCCGGTGTTCGCGTCGATGGCGAGCAGTCGGTCCTCGCCGTCGAGGCGGCCCGTCGCGTACGCCGTGTTCCCGAACAGGTGCAGCCCGTCGACGCTGCCGTCGAGACTGTAGCGCCAGCGAAGTCGCTGCGAATCGAGTTCGAGCGCGCAGACGTCGGCCTGAAACGCCAGGTAGACGACGCCGTCGCGGATCCGCGGCGCCGTATCGAGTTGCGGACGGTCGAACGGGCCGACCGGCAAATCCCGGTACGCGTACCGCCATCGTTCCGCGCCGCTCTCGACGTCGATCGCCCGAAGCGACCGGTGGGTCGGAACGAGGAGCGTCCCGTCGACGAGGGCGAGGCCGGCGTGCTCGAACCGACGGTGGGCATCGAGCGAGTGGGCCCACCCGACTCGTCCGTCCGACCCGGGACCGGGATCGGCCGTCCGCGCGACGTTTCTCGCGTCCGTGCGGGGCTGGTGCCACCCCGACCCGGGGTCCGGATCGACGTGACCCGAGCCGCCGACGCGAGGACCGAGGAGGAAGGCGCCGAGCAAGGACCCGCCCGCCGCGCCGAGGAGTCGCCGGCGGGTTAGTACTGAACCCATACTCGGCACATAGATATCGCTAGTATATCATTTCTTCTTTCGAACCGTGTCAGACGTCGAAATAACTGCTCGGATCGAACGGGACTGATAACTGGCGGAATCGATCGAAGCGGCGAGCATCGGTGTTCCGATCGTCGGCAATCACTCCCTCGGCGTCACATTCAAATGGATTTCGACGCTATCTCCTGATAGGTATGGACCCGACCACCGTCGTCCTGGGATCCGTGCTGCTGTTCGCCGTCCACCTATCGCTCGCCGGGGCCCTCAGGCGCTACCTGTCCGGCTCGGCGGGGATCGGTCTCGACGCCGAGCGGACGGCGACCGTCGACCGGGACGCGGAGACGGTCGTCTGTCCCGACTGCGGCGCCGAAAACGACCTCGACTACAGGTTCTGTCGGAACTGCGTCGAGGAACTCCCGGGCTCCGCCGTCGGAACCGCCTCGAGCGCCGCCCCCAGTCGACGGGGCATCGTCTGACGCTCGGGGCTACCGCTCGGGATGGGTCGGCGCGTCGAACCCGCCGCG
This portion of the Haloterrigena gelatinilytica genome encodes:
- a CDS encoding outer membrane protein assembly factor BamB family protein; translated protein: MGSVLTRRRLLGAAGGSLLGAFLLGPRVGGSGHVDPDPGSGWHQPRTDARNVARTADPGPGSDGRVGWAHSLDAHRRFEHAGLALVDGTLLVPTHRSLRAIDVESGAERWRYAYRDLPVGPFDRPQLDTAPRIRDGVVYLAFQADVCALELDSQRLRWRYSLDGSVDGLHLFGNTAYATGRLDGEDRLLAIDANTGLERWRKTGRVIPLTARSGLLVGARYESGRLLGLEPETGTRRWLSDAAIGAATLNRGSVAAVDDLVVGIESNGDLTALEADTGERRWTVFDDVGEPNTYRRSVAVDPSDRAIYRSRPDASTISRIDFAGDEEWRIDESALEFGVSVGGGTVYASTTGGLLALEADAGDERFRVSVDPDGTDPLGGTPLIADDRVYHLLGETVYEVTPR
- a CDS encoding zinc ribbon domain-containing protein, whose product is MDPTTVVLGSVLLFAVHLSLAGALRRYLSGSAGIGLDAERTATVDRDAETVVCPDCGAENDLDYRFCRNCVEELPGSAVGTASSAAPSRRGIV